The Candidatus Finniella inopinata genomic interval GTCTCCGGGTTGAATGTCTGCCAACAGAACGCTCATTTCCAGGGCAGCCGTGCAGGAATGGGTCAACAAAACTTTTTGACAGGCTGTCAACTTTTCCAACTCGGCCTGACACTTTTTGGTAAAATGGCCGTTGCCGTGCAAATATCCCTCTGTTAGAGATTCAGATATAAGAGTTTGCTCTTTGCCAGTTAAATAAGGTTTTCCAAATGGAATAGTGAAGGAGTGTGCCATGAGCGTCAGGATGCCTTTACGAATAGGAAGTGAAGTCTATTATGAATCAACTTATAAAAGTTAAGACACCACCAATCAAGGTTCTTCGTCTTTTGCAAAGATTAGATGAAATTTTTGGAAAATTCGTCTATGAGGATCCGGCAATATATGTTTCCCTAAGGGCACTTAGGGAATGTGGTTTTTCATAAACAATAATATAAAGAACGGTTTGGCTGATCCTTGATTGTTCCCTTAATTTAATTATCGTTTCAAAGGATAATTTATGATGACTATTAGCATTTTAAATCATGACAAAAAATATCACCGTGTATTGGCCAGAATTCTCCTCATAAGCGTTTGTGGGTTATCAAATGGGTGGGCAGAGTCGGGCAATACGTCTTCTACTAACCAGCAAAAAGGAGAAACCGATATGAAAAGCATTACAGAAAAGGCCAAAGAAACAGGTCACAAAATTGCTGAAAAATCACATAATGTCAAAGAGGCTGTAAAAGACAAATATCACGCAGCCAAAGAGACCGTCGTAGGTAAAAGCGATGATGCTAAAGAGAAAGCCCACGAAGCAGCCGATAAAACGAAAGAGAAAGCCCATGAATCGGCTGACAGAACGAAAGAGAATTGGGAAAAAGTGAAAGACAAGGCTGATGAGATGAAGGAAAAAGGGAAAGATAAAATTTCCGAGGGGTCCGAGAAGACAAACGAGAGTATTCAAAAGAAAACAGAATAGATAACCCTTTTACGTCTCATATTAAACAGTGAGGGTGGAGCCATGCCTAATAAACAAACAAATTGGGTGCTTGTAGCAGACGGCGGTCAGGCCAGGTTATTTAAATATACCGACCAATATGACCAACTTCAGCAAATCCTGCATTTGGTCCACCCCCATCCCTTGAATCACGAACAGGGGGCTGATAAACCTGGTCGGACTTTCGGGTCAGCGACCATCCTCAAACATGCTTATGAACCCAAAACAGATTGGCATGAACACCAAAAGAAAGATTTCT includes:
- a CDS encoding YtxH domain-containing protein, which translates into the protein MMTISILNHDKKYHRVLARILLISVCGLSNGWAESGNTSSTNQQKGETDMKSITEKAKETGHKIAEKSHNVKEAVKDKYHAAKETVVGKSDDAKEKAHEAADKTKEKAHESADRTKENWEKVKDKADEMKEKGKDKISEGSEKTNESIQKKTE
- a CDS encoding host attachment protein, with translation MPNKQTNWVLVADGGQARLFKYTDQYDQLQQILHLVHPHPLNHEQGADKPGRTFGSATILKHAYEPKTDWHEHQKKDFFKKLAHFLIKSYEDKEFKRITLVCPAHLVGSLRDTIHTHLSKIQPPLNVEDIKVIAKDYTHLNKDEIQRKLQAI